In the Malaya genurostris strain Urasoe2022 chromosome 1, Malgen_1.1, whole genome shotgun sequence genome, one interval contains:
- the LOC131425405 gene encoding uncharacterized protein LOC131425405, which produces MENKLRNRAFVEEYFANLNSLSKKITLDIEDIKATYEHIWDDLSQEEQIEIINETLIKPELTLKYFDNFSTSSDSFQNIIDGCDDNSDDRKVNLYDGKALHTFQYLKTGRKVIHDDSIGLFRDEHSAPFSHKTKSQINLNLFPMEQEKSTERRFDLANKLEKMRSPKPTTSSVSVSSTKTIIKDNNMSYDRSIPIEETKPSDPTDNFLANFICSQAGPVLATVSMGSDEMDGQSLENIGFDDDKVNLFRHSSRSDSLQLAPSSSVEDDDKNFDELNSLLGTSKGFDFLNNW; this is translated from the coding sequence ATGGAGAATAAATTGCGCAATCGTGCCTTCGTGGAAGAATATTTTGCCAACCTAAATAGTTTGTCTAAGAAGATTACGCTAGATATTGAAGACATTAAGGCAACTTATGAACACATTTGGGATGATTTAAGTCAGGAAGAGCAAATTGAAATAATCAACGAGACATTAATCAAACCAGAGCTAACATTGAAGTATTTTGATAACTTTTCGACATCGTCTGATTCTTTCCAAAACATAATAGACGGATGTGATGATAATAGCGATGATCGCAAGGTAAATTTATATGATGGAAAAGCGCTGCACACATTTCAATACTTGAAGACAGGACGTAAAGTTATCCATGACGACTCGATCGGGTTATTCCGTGATGAGCATTCCGCACCATTTTCTCATAAAACTAAAagccaaataaatttgaatttgttccCAATGGAACAAGAAAAATCTACCGAGCGTAGGTTTGATCTCGCAAATAAATTAGAAAAAATGAGGTCTCCCAAACCAACTACTTCATCTGTATCAGTAAGTTCGACAAAAACTATAATTAAAGACAATAATATGTCTTATGACAGAAGCATACCGATTGAAGAAACCAAACCTAGCGATCCTACAGATAATTTCTTAGCTAATTTTATATGCAGTCAAGCTGGTCCTGTTTTAGCCACAGTCTCAATGGGCAGTGATGAAATGGACGGACAATCTCTTGAAAATATCGGATTTGATGATGACAAAGTCAATCTGTTCAGACATAGCTCCCGAAGCGATAGCCTCCAATTAGCTCCGTCGTCCTCTGTAGAAGATGATgataaaaattttgatgaattaaaCAGTTTACTGGGGACCAGCAAAGGTTTCGATTTTCTTAACAATTGGTGA
- the LOC131425403 gene encoding cleavage stimulation factor subunit 2 tau variant: MMGDKSDQSIMDKSMRSVFVGNIPYEATEEKLKDIFSEVGPVISLKLVFDRESGKPKGYGFCEYKDQETALSAMRNLNGYEIGGRALRVDNACTEKSRMEMAALLQGPQVDNPYGDPCDPSQAPEVITKTVVSLPPEQMYELMKQMKNCIQNNPMEARDMLLKNPQLAYALLQAQVVMRIVDPATAVTFLHKPNQMPPLLTNDATNISPSQHSPAPLPVPAPMPVPPVGGSTSFGASIGHDIDLRNVDPRLGRQINLDQDMRSLPASGPVGGVPQSMDNIGSGFNQRGVPPPRPIGPQQQQPPPNQFPVDPRQRPVDPRQGPKDPRQQPTGSVGQGGRPGQSVPPPTSAAAASAAAAASSNGIPNDASDQEKAALIMQVLQLSDEQIAMLPPEQRTSILVLKEQIAKSTQR; this comes from the exons ATGATGGGCGATAAAAGCGATCAAAGTATCATGGATAAATCCATGCGTTCGGTATTTG TCGGAAACATTCCGTATGAGGCCACTGAggaaaaattgaaggatatcttTAGCGAAGTTGGTCCCGTTATTTCTCTTAA ACTCGTATTCGATCGTGAAAGCGGCAAACCGAAAGGTTACGGATTCTGTGAGTATAAAGATCAAGAAACGGCACTCAGTGCTATGCGAAATCTAAACGGTTACGAAATAGGCGGACGTGCCTTACGCGTCGATAATGCCTGTACGGAAAAGTCACGCATGGAAATGGCTGCTTTGCTCCAAGGACCGCAAGTAGATAATCCATACGGTGATCCATGCGATCCCTCACAGGCCCCGGAAGTTATAACGAAAACGGTAGTATCACTTCCGCCGGAGCAAATGTATGAATTGATGAAGCAAATGAAAAATTGCATTCAAAATAATCCTATGGAAGCGAGAGACATGTTACTAAAGAACCCGCAGTTGGCATACGCCCTTCTTCAAGCACAAGTAGTTATGAGAATTGTTGATCCTGCAACAGCAGTAACTTTTCTCCACAAACCAAACCAGATGCCACCACTTTTAACAAATGATGCAACGAACATATCCCCTTCACAGCATTCTCCGGCACCACTGCCAGTTCCGGCTCCAATGCCAGTCCCCCCAGTAGGAGGATCTACATCCTTTGGGGCCAGTATCGGCCATGACATTGATTTGAGAAATGTAGATCCTCGTTTGGGTCGTCAGATAAACTTGGACCAAGACATGCGTTCTTTGCCAGCATCTGGACCAGTTGGTGGTGTACCCCAATCGATGGATAACATTGGTAGTGGTTTTAATCAACGTGGAGTACCTCCACCGCGTCCAATTGGtccgcaacaacaacaaccgccACCAAATCAATTTCCAGTGGATCCACGTCAGCGTCCAGTTGATCCTCGTCAAGGCCCGAAAGATCCACGGCAACAACCCACTGGTTCTGTTGGTCAAGGAGGAAGGCCGGGACAATCGGTTCCACCTCCAACGTCGGCTGCTGCAGCCAGTGCTGCTGCCGCAGCATCTTCCAATGGAATTCCAAACGATGCTTCCGACCAAGAGAAGGCAGCACTCATAATGCAAGTTTTGCAGCTGTCAGACGAGCAAATCGCCATGCTGCCACCAGAGCAACGCACTAGCATATTGGTACTAAAAGAGCAGATCGCTAAGAGTACCCAGCGGTAA